The following coding sequences lie in one Pseudorca crassidens isolate mPseCra1 chromosome 2, mPseCra1.hap1, whole genome shotgun sequence genomic window:
- the UBE2J2 gene encoding ubiquitin-conjugating enzyme E2 J2 isoform X1, with translation MSSNSAKRAPTTATQRLKQDYLRIKKDPVPYICAEPLPSNILEWHYVVRGPEMTPYEGGYYHGKLIFPREFPFKPPSIYMITPNGRFKCNTRLCLSITDFHPDTWNPAWSVSTILTGLLSFMVEKGPTLGSIETSDFTKRQLAAQSLVFNLKDRVFCELFPEVVEEIKQKQRAQDELSSRPQALPLPDVVPDGETHHGQNGLPLLNGHAPGAGPHLAGLQQANRHHGLLGGALANLFVIVGFAAFAYTVKYVLRSIAQE, from the exons ATGAGCAGCAACAGCGCTAAGAGAGCACCCACAACAGCGACGCAGCGCCTGAAGCAGGACTACCTCCGGATTAAGAAAGACCCCGTGCCTTACATCTGTGCCGAGCCCCTCCCTTCCAACATCCTTGAGTG gCACTATGTGGTCCGAGGCCCTGAGATGACTCCCTACGAAG GTGGCTATTATCATGGAAAACTAATTTTTCCCAGAGAATTTCCTTTTAAACCTCCTAGTATTTATATGATAACTCCTAATGGAAGATTTAAGTGCAACACAAG GCTGTGTCTTTCCATCACGGATTTCCACCCAGACACGTGGAACCCGGCCTGGTCCGTCTCCACCATCCTGACGGGGCTCCTGAGCTTCATGGTGGAGAAGGGCCCCACCCTGGGCAGCATTGAGACTTCGGACTTCACA aAAAGACAACTGGCTGCACAAAGTTTAGTGTTTAATTTAAAAGACAGAGTGTTTTGTGAATTGTTTCCCGAAGTCGTGGAG GAAATCAAGCAAAAACAGAGAGCACAAGACGAACTCAGTAGCAGACCCCAGGCTCTCCCCTTACCAGACGTGGTTCCAGACGGGGAGACGCACCACGGCCAGAACGGGCTTCCGCTCCTCAACGGGCACGCGCCGGGCGCTGGGCCGCACCTCGCGGGGCTCCAGCAGGCCAACCGGCACCACGGACTCCTGGGCGGTGCCCTGGCGAACTTGTTTGTTATAGTTGGGTTTGCAGCCTTCGCCTACACGGTCAAGTACGTGCTGAGAAGCATAGCGCAGGAGTGA
- the UBE2J2 gene encoding ubiquitin-conjugating enzyme E2 J2 isoform X2, which translates to MTPYEGGYYHGKLIFPREFPFKPPSIYMITPNGRFKCNTRLCLSITDFHPDTWNPAWSVSTILTGLLSFMVEKGPTLGSIETSDFTKRQLAAQSLVFNLKDRVFCELFPEVVEEIKQKQRAQDELSSRPQALPLPDVVPDGETHHGQNGLPLLNGHAPGAGPHLAGLQQANRHHGLLGGALANLFVIVGFAAFAYTVKYVLRSIAQE; encoded by the exons ATGACTCCCTACGAAG GTGGCTATTATCATGGAAAACTAATTTTTCCCAGAGAATTTCCTTTTAAACCTCCTAGTATTTATATGATAACTCCTAATGGAAGATTTAAGTGCAACACAAG GCTGTGTCTTTCCATCACGGATTTCCACCCAGACACGTGGAACCCGGCCTGGTCCGTCTCCACCATCCTGACGGGGCTCCTGAGCTTCATGGTGGAGAAGGGCCCCACCCTGGGCAGCATTGAGACTTCGGACTTCACA aAAAGACAACTGGCTGCACAAAGTTTAGTGTTTAATTTAAAAGACAGAGTGTTTTGTGAATTGTTTCCCGAAGTCGTGGAG GAAATCAAGCAAAAACAGAGAGCACAAGACGAACTCAGTAGCAGACCCCAGGCTCTCCCCTTACCAGACGTGGTTCCAGACGGGGAGACGCACCACGGCCAGAACGGGCTTCCGCTCCTCAACGGGCACGCGCCGGGCGCTGGGCCGCACCTCGCGGGGCTCCAGCAGGCCAACCGGCACCACGGACTCCTGGGCGGTGCCCTGGCGAACTTGTTTGTTATAGTTGGGTTTGCAGCCTTCGCCTACACGGTCAAGTACGTGCTGAGAAGCATAGCGCAGGAGTGA
- the SCNN1D gene encoding LOW QUALITY PROTEIN: amiloride-sensitive sodium channel subunit delta (The sequence of the model RefSeq protein was modified relative to this genomic sequence to represent the inferred CDS: deleted 1 base in 1 codon; substituted 1 base at 1 genomic stop codon) has product MAAAPPPLPHLPEIGAAKVRREKEPARSPGRPAVTEIGFHARKLQAGPRERGRGGDGPCGGPAPPRPPLGPAPARRTRGRGPGTGPRRVLTSPRRRAWAAAALRLAVLEARAGSERVGPAPQTCTAPGPSPPRPPPPPPPPPPPPPPLPRWPFAGRGYPRFRFRGAVSRGATSLGGRADVACVSQPPPAPGSGNSKRMGSGLQPRGAGPEPFCTSGLTAAALRLILQPQRCPAGGPGERERGRHSASPGLSDRTTWGPENRVLGGLAWLRPPVNGVTDHVAIDGGLQALTGVAVATGRGREGGHARPRVWPTQGASAHWLASCNHTEAEGFSNRDGVSLGCGAVFVGGSLLGFRLEPWPKQLVGGPGTRTCPQLPPSPPPPPPEEERGERLVELRASLRELVATFCTNGTIHGAIHLVCSSQNRLKTASWGLRLARALGVLCWQLRLLFRQYWRYPVIMTVSVHSEAAQRKLFLSVTLCDMNPRRPHPARRPLWALDNFARQNIYSLCGFNFSDSVDAPGAKAPGPEPTFQLDRGIHLQGAAQCNSAGGDCTQQAYSSGVVAAQEWYRLHRVNVLGLLPTRTATTAAADTVFSCRYDGQDRQAQRFQTSHHPSYGSCYTFNGVWAAQHPGITHAECQPGLGVGGVSRPAWPHPRPPPGVSLALGAKQQDHLLLLPTEAGIKVVIRTRDHTPFLEHQGPSASARDXDHLREDKVHRLGSPCGHCTDSTGGVDVQLLYTASCTRQACLVSCFQPLMVETRSCGCFFYPLPTGAQHCNSVRHPAWGHCFRRLCKDLETHRLPCASRCPRPCRGSSCKLSTGTSSWPSSKSAVRTAPPLSPVPRPRSNLAKVNIFSQELSYRTVDEGPQHPYVPQLLSVTGSLWSPWFGSCVLSVVEMLELLLDAAALALLLCCRQLHGARGQPRAATGMPAPSQRPAGGRVAAGMTSNARGPSSTSHDVAGAPAGVLAGGQPGVGPGNS; this is encoded by the exons ATGGCGGCCGCCCCGCCGCCACTCCCGCACCTGCCAGAGATCGGCGCGGCCAAAGT CCGGAGGGAGAAAGAGCCGGCCCGGAGCCCCGGACGCCCCGCCGTAACCGAAATCGGGTTCCACGCACGGAAGCTCCAGGCCGGGCCCCGCGAGCGCGGACGGGGCGGGGATGGGCCGTGCGGAGGCCCCGCGCCCCCCCGCCCGCCGCTCGGGCCGGCTCCGGCGCGGCGGACGCGCGGCCGAGGCCCCGGCACAGGCCCGCGGCGCGTACTCACCTCTCCCCGTCGCCGCGCGTGGGCCGCCGCCGCGCTCAGGCTCGCCGTGCTCGAGGCCAGAGCAGGGAGCGAGAGAGTGGGGCCCGCGCCGCAGACCTGCACCGCGCCAGGACCGAGCCCACCCcgaccgccgccgccgccgccgccgccgccgccgcctccgcctccGCTTCCAAGATGGCCGTTCGCGGGGCGGGGTTATCCACGCTTCCGGTTCCGGGGCGCGGTTAGCCGGGGGGCGACCTCTCTAGGCGGCCGGGCGGACGTCGCCTGCGTCTCGCAGCCGCCACCCGCCCCAGGAAGCGGAAACAGTAAGCGCATGGGCAGTGGCTTGCAGCCTCGCGGGGCGGGGCCCGAGCCCTTCTGCACGTCTGGTCTGACAGCTGCGGCCCTCCGGTTGATCCTTCAGCCGCAACGCTGTCCGGCTGGCGGCCCCGGGGAGA GAGAGCGCGGGAGGCACTCTGCGTCCCCGGGCCTCAGTGACCGAACCACCTGGGGCCCTGAGAATCGAGTCCTGGGTGGCCTTGCGTGGCTGCG ACCACCGGTCAACGGGGTAACTGACCACGTGGCGATTGACGGTGGACTCCAAGCCCTGACGGGTGTAGCCGTGGCCACTGGCAGAGGGCGGGAGGGCGGCCATGCTCGCCCCCGAGTCTGGCCCACCCAGGGCGCCTCAG CACACTGGCTGGCCTCATGCAACCACACTGAGGCCGAGGGTTTCAGCAACCGAGATGGTGTGTCCCTAGGGTGTGGTGCTGTCTTCGTGGGTG GCTCGCTTCTGGGATTCAGGCTGGAGCCATGGCCCAAGCAACTGGTTGGGGGGCCGGGGACCCGAACGTGCCCCCAGCTGCCGCCATCGCCACCACCGCCCCCGCCCGAGGAGGAGCGTGGGGAGAGGCTGGTGGAGCTGCGCGCCTCGTTGAGGGAGCTGGTCGCCACCTTCTGCACCAACGGCACCATCCACGGCGCCATCCACCTTGTGTGCTCCAGCCAGAACCGCCTCAAGACTGCATCCTGGGGGCTGCGGCTCGCGCGGGCCCTGGGCGTGCTCTGCTGGCAGCTCAGGCTCCTCTTCAGGCAGTACTGGCGCTACCCGGTCATCATGACGGTGTCCGTACACTCGGAG GCGGCACAGCGCAAGCTCTTCCTGTCGGTCACCCTGTGCGACATGAACCCGCGCCG gccaCACCCAGCCCGCCGCCCCCTGTGGGCGCTGGACAACTTTGCCCGGCAGAACATCTACTCCCTGTGTGGGTTCAACTTCAGCGACAGCGTGGACGCCCCAGGGGCCAAGGCCCCGGGCCCCGAGCCCACCTTCCAGCTGGACCGCGGGATCCACCTCCAAG GTGCCGCCCAGTGTAACAGCGCCGGAGGCGACTGCACCCAGCAGGCCTACTCCTCTGGCGTGGTGGCCGCCCAGGAGTGGTACCGCTTGCACCGCGTGAACGTTCTGGGCCTGCTGCCCACGAGGACGGCCACCACAGCCGCGGCAGACACTGTCTTCTCCTGCCGCTACGACGGCCAGGACCGCCAGGCCCA ACGCTTCCAGACCTCGCACCACCCCAGCTACGGCAGCTGCTACACCTTCAACGGTGTCTGGGCCGCGCAGCACCCTGGCATCACCCACGCTGAGTGCCAGCCTGGGCTGGGTGTGGGCGGGGTGTCCAGGCCGGCCTGGCCTCACCCCCGGCCTCCCCCAGGGGTCAGCCTGGCCCTCGGGGCGAAGCAGCAGGATCATCTTCTTCTACTGCCCACGGAGGCCGGCATCAAAGTCGTGATCCGCACGCGTGACCACACGCCCTTCCTGGAGCACCAGGGGCCTTCAGCATCGGCCAGGGACTGAGACCACCTCCGAGAG gacaAGGTGCACCGGCTCGGGAGCCCCTGTGGGCACTGCACAGACAGCACGGGGGGCGTGGACGTGCAGCTGCTGTACACCGCCTCCTGCACCAGGCAG GCCTGCCTGGTCTCCTGCTTCCAGCCGCTGATGGTGGAGACCCGCTCCTGCGGCTGCTTCTTCTACCCCCTGCCTACGGGGGCCCAGCATTGCAACTCCGTGCGGCACCCGGCCTGGG GTCACTGCTTCCGCCGCCTCTGCAAGGACCTGGAGACCCACCGGCTTCCCTGCGCCTCCCGCTGCCCCCGGCCTTGCAGGGGA TCTTCGTGCAAGCTCTCCACTGGGACCTCCAGCTGGCCTTCCTCCAAGTCAGCCGTGA GGACGGCCCCGCCCCTCTCGCCTGTGCCCCGCCCCAGGAGCAACCTGGCCAAGGTGAACATCTTCTCTCAGGAGCTCAGCTACCGCACGGTGGACGAGG GCCCGCAACACCCATATGTGCCACAGCTGCTTTCAGTCACGGGCAGCCTCTGGAGCCCGTGGTTCGGCTCTTGTGTCCTCTCAGTCGTGGAGATGCTGGAGCTGCTGCTGGACGCTGCGGCCCTCGCCCTGCTGCTGTGCTGCCGCCAGCTCCACGGGGCTCGGGGCCAGCCCAGGGCAGCCACGGGGATGCCCGCTCCGAGCCAGAGGCCGGCTGGTGGCCGGGTAGCTGCAGGCATGACGTCGAACGCCCGGGGGCCCAGCTCCACCTCCCATGATGTTGCAGGGGCTCCGGCAGGGGTCTTGGCTGGAGGTCAGCCCGGTGTGGGCCCCGGAAACTCCTGA